The following is a genomic window from Episyrphus balteatus chromosome 1, idEpiBalt1.1, whole genome shotgun sequence.
tcacatagttttttttttgttgtcaaaaatccaataaaagGGTATAAATTATAtagttttaagttaaaataaaataaatcttaaattaaaaaaataaaaaaattaattttaaatttttttagtttacgATGAATCTCCACGCGAAGTGATGAATGTAATAAGCAGCATTAGTCAAATATTAAATGGTTTATCTGATCCACTTTATGattcaaaaatcataaaaacaccATCATACACTCGTAAAGAGTTTCCCGATAATTggatttttgacaattttaagatgtaaatacttttttttttcaaacattttcatttttggttTGATACTAATATCcagtttgaataaaatttgttttttggtttataaacTACATGCACCCATGGGAATAAAAAATAACGCAAGCTTTATgtttacttttggtatatttaatcataGTATAGTTGAAATAACCAgaaaatagttaaatatacctgaaacaaagttaaatataccaaaagtaaagtTATTCTTATGTTATTTTCGCTCTCTGTGTCAATGAGAATTTatgacatttttataaaaacaaaaatgttacaaaatattcaaggtttttacttttttggcacATAAAAATATGCATGTAAGTCATTGAAATTGAACAGAACAACGGGTTATTTTAATGTGTGcactaatttcaaaattttctaaaaaatatttttatacaaaactcatgataaaaccaataaattttgtttcgttttttgtagggttaccaaaaaaacaacaactgtaGTCAATATGACAATCGACGGTAGTAAACTTTAACAGTGAAATTGTCATATTGACTACAAAAATAGTCAATTTTGGAATTCGAAATATGGTTTTCATATTGAATACCACATTGGTCAATATTACAACAATTGACtatcgaaaattttaatattgacTTTCGCGGTTAATGTCTAAAATTATGCATTGATTAGTacacttaaaattattttaaaagcagCGATTCTTCAGGGTGGCTGTTTAGTTAAAATTAGCAACTTCATCTTTACTTTGcaatttacaattttataaTATGATGATATTagagaaaaatcaattgataaaTCGTCTTTAAGGTTTaagaatcataaaaataaaaacaaaataattagtttttgaaacatttgaTGGTTTGAAAACATGAATCGTTTTCAGAtcgataaatatttttgaaaaacaataaactgttttaagatcattaaatttttaaatgaacgaTTAATCATTTGTAAATTgttaaattgtttgaaaaaacgTTAAATCATGTTTAGAACGATAGATCGTTTAAGGAGCgttaaatagttttgaaaaaccaTAAATACACTTTAGAAGATTTAAtcatttaagaattaatttaaCGTTCTTAGAAAATACGAAACCATAAGAGACAGATAGATCGTTAAGTCGTTTTAGGCATCGTTTTAAAATCGATAAGTTGTATTTATAACTTaaaatcgttttacaaaattaaatcatttgaaGAACGATAAATCGTTTTTAGATCGTTTGTTCCTTACATGAgttgatattttcaaaacgatttcATGATGAAGAAACGATTTATTGGTATCtaataaatcgttttttttgtaaagaactAACAATCTTTTATAGAACgttaaaatgttttgagaacgatgattgaaaaatatttgaatttgctTCAAATTGCTTTAGGAACTATTAATAAGTTTTACAAAGTTAAATcattaaaagaattatttttaacgtTTTTAAAGCGTTAAATCGTTTTAAAAACCATTGTATTAAGAACCATGCATCATTTAGTTATTTTAAGGaagataaaaagtttaaaaaccgATAAATTGTCTGAAGaactttaaatcaattttaggAAGTTAATTCATTTTAAGAACGATAAatcgttttttattatttatttttattattttattcattaacatAACATAATTTAAAGAACGATAAAtgctaaaaagttttttagaacCATAAAACTTGTTTAGAACgatgaatttattgtttttagaacgaaaaatcgtttttaatcGATAAATCGTTTTTAGAACGAGAAATCGTTTTTATAACGAGAAATCGTTTTTAATCGATTGTTTTTAATCAATCGTTTCCAGAacgaaaaatcgtttttaataGATAAATCGTTTTTAGAACGAGAAATCGTTTTTAATCGATTGTAATCAATTGTTTTTAGAacgaaaaatcgtttttaatcGATAATTCGTATTTAGAacgaaaaatcgtttttaatcgattgtttttaatcaattttttttttttttaacaaaaagacttttttaaatCGATAAATCGTAAAGTATAAATAGGTTTTAGAATGATAAAAtgttcataattatttttttaagttgaatctagttcaaagaaaattaatttcaattctaAAAGAAAATGATGTCAAAACATCTCTCTTCGTTTCGCAGCTAGATATGGTCCCGGTGGAGGCGCAGGAGGGGGTCTGAAAAGAGTTCGCaatatttttctcgaaacatgGATTTGggattttatagaaaattattagaaatttcttgcaaaaaaaaaaaccattaaaaagcacttccttttttgttcatattattcacaACATTCTAGATCCTTGGCAGTAGTagaatataagaaaataataatcacaaaataaaaaataaaactggtataATATACTTTCTAATAAGTTTCAGCACTCATCGCACTTTGGGTTGCTGTTTTAGAATATTctaaaactaacaaaaatttGGATTTAATTGTATGTATCTATATGTATAAATTATTGCATCTCACTAACTGATAAAGCCTTTTTACTTACTAACTCACATAAgcatgaacttttttttggggTTTCCTATGCTAATAACTACAACTTTTCATTTAACtccaaaaatgttccaaaatcACTTTCTAATGTACCAATTTTTTCGTATGAAACAGTACTGACGGAAATGGCATTACTTTGAGCAAAAAAGTTCCCGATACTATTACATCCTGGGTTCTAACTGGATTCTCATTGAATCCTGAAACTGGTTTAGCTATTACCGATGAAGCAACAAAAATGAAAGTCTTCCAACCTTTCTTCATTTCCACCAATCTTCCATATTCAGTTAAAAGGGGTAAGTCAGAAATGTCAGAAATCTGTCAAAAACGCCTCTAAAACCCTAACTTTTTGTGACTTTAGGTGAAGTTATTGCAATTCCTGTTGTAATTTTCAACTATTTGGACAAAAATCTTGACGCTGAAATAACTATGGACAATTCCGATCATGAATACTCATTTGCTGAAGCTACCAATGAAGTTACCGAATCTGCTAGTGACGATGTTAAACGTACCAAGACTCTTTCCGTTCCATCAAATAGCGGACAAAGTGTATCATTTATGATTCGTACCAACAAAGTTGGACCATTAAGTTTGAAAATTAGTGCAATTTCTCCAATTGCTGGCGATGCTATTCAACAAACTCTTAAAGTTGAACCTGAAGGTGTTACTAAATACGTTAACAAAGCTGTTTTTATGAATTTGGGTGATGAAAAAGAGAAATCAGCTAAGGTTGATGTTGATATTCCTGAAAATGCTGTTGAAGATTCGGAATATGTTGAACTTTCGGTTGTTGGAGATTTGCTAGGACCAACTATTAAAAATTTGGACAAATTAATTCGTATGCCATATGGATGTGGTGAACAGAATATGGTTAATTTTGTACCAAATATTTTAGTACTTAAATATTTGACAGtaagttttaaagaaatatttctatGATTTTTTGGTTGAGAAGGTtactttttcactattttttttcttaggctACTAAACAACTTACTCCAGCAGTTGAAGAAAAGGCTAAGAAATTCTTAGAAATCGGTTATCAACGTGAATTACAATACAAACATGACGATGGTTCTTACAGTGCCTTTGGCAAATCGGACAAAAGTGGTAGCACTTGGTTGACAGCCTATGTTGTCAAATCTTTCCATCAAGCTATTCCATTCACTGATATTGATCCTAAAATTATCGAAGCTGGTTTGAAATTCTTGGCTGATAATCAGTTGCCAAGTGGTGAATTCCCAGAAGTTGGCAAGGTTATTGATAGTTCTCACAGTGGTGGATCAATTGGTCTAAGTGCTTATGTTTTATTGGCTTTCTTGGAAAATGTTGAATCAGCTGATCAGTATAAGGATGTTATTGAAAAGGGTTCGTCATTTTTGGAGAAGGAATTGGCTTCGTCGGATGATCAATATTCATTGTCAATTGCTGCTCAAGCTTTCTTGTTGGGCAAACGCCCAGAATCTGCTAAGAAGGTTTTGGCTAAGCTTGATAGTTTGGCTAAGAATgatggtaagtttttttttactccatTTCATCAAGTTTCGATTTTATCAaggtttttgtgttttaaggtGATCGTAAATGGTGGTCAAAGACTGTTGTTTCTGACAAATCTTGGTATGGACCACGTTCGGTAGATGCTGAAATGACTTCTTATGTTCTATTGGCAAAGCTTAAGGAAGGAAATGCTGAGGAAGTCTTGCCAATTGTTAGATGGTTGATATCACAGCGTAATAGTAATGGAGGATTTGCATCTACACAAGATACTGTTATTGGACTTGAAGCTTTGACTAAATTTGCTGAAAAGAGCGGTTCTGGTACTGGAAAAATGACAATTGCTTACGATGCTGGAGAAAAAAATACTGGAGAAATCGCTGTTAATCCTGAGAATTCATTGATTTTACAAACACATGTGGTACGTAAAGACAACCTTGTGGTATCCCATAAAGTTTTTAACGTTTATCTCTTTATTAAAGCTACCAAAAACGGTTAAAGAAGTCGCTTTGAATGCTAAGGGTACTGGTTCATGTTTGGCTCAAGTATCATACCGTTACAATATTGCTGACAAAGATAACCAACCTCGTTTTGGAGTAATGCCAGTTGTAAAGAGTTCAGAAAATGATCAAATGGTTTTGGTTGTATGTACTGATTTTAAGCCTTTGGATGGTGAAAAAGAGTCTAACATGGCTGTGATGGAAGTTTCATTGCCATCAGGTTATACAGCTAATACTGATAGTTTTGATAAGATCAAGGAAGTTGAAGGAGTTAAGGtaagaaatatacatttttcaaaagctttCTTAGAAATTCTAACTAATTTGTTCTAAATTTTTAGCGTGTTGATTCCAAGAACTCTGATTCAGCTTTAGATATTTATTTCGACAAAGTAACACCTGAACAAACTTGTGTTTCAATTGATGCCATTAAATCACATGCTGTTGCTAAACAAAAGCCTGCACCAGTTAGTGTTTATGATTATTATGATAACAATAAGCGTAACACTGAGTATTATGAAGTTGCATCATCATTGTGTGATATTTGCCAAGGCGATGACTGTGGAGCTGGCTGTGCGAAAAAGAATTAGGATACAAAAATTATTcctaaaaaaacctaaaaacatCTTTATTAAgttgtaaaattttacaaaaataaattcttttgtgCCTAAGATTAATTATTTTGAGGTTaggtttaaaatattaaacttttttgtaatttgatcttaattattttttttatactacctTACCTATTATGTAACGGATActtaaaattttacataaacgaaataagaatataaataaaaaacgaaacaaaaatgaattggttggtttttttttactgaaggATTTGGAAATTTCGAAACCATTACTTAAAAGTTAATGAAAATTCATGAAATGAGACTTtagtactttttttattttggtagaCAGCACTGGTGTAAAAagcctttagaaaaaaaaagttgctaaATGTGAAAAAgcattaggacttcacgaagtagAAAGTTCGACTTCGTTGACTTAAAATTCTTCATTGAAGATCCGACGTTATGACATAAAAAATCTTCATAATGAATTATGACTTCAAAAAGAAGAAAGTACGACTTCgtgaaattaaaattctttattgAAGATGCGACGTTGTGAAATAAAAAGACTTCAAAACGGATGAGGACTtcagtcttcataatgaatgaggacttcaaaAAGAGAAAGTGCGACTTCATGAAGTTAAAattcttcattgaagatgcaACGTCATGAAATAAAAAGCCTTCATTATATATGTTAGAGGACTTCACGAAGAAGAAAGTGCGACTTCGTGGAATTAAAattcttcattgaagatgcgactttatgaaaaaagaagTCTTTATaatgaatgaggacttcacgaagaaGAAAGTGCGACTTCGTGGAATTAAAattcttcattgaagatgcgactttatgaaaaaagaagTCTTTATaatgaatgaggacttcacgaagaaGAAAGTGCGACTTCGTGgaattaaaattctttattgAAGATGCGACGTTGTGAAATAAAAAGACTTCAaaacgaatgaggacttcagtcttcataatgaatgaggacttcaaaAAGAGAAAGTGCGACTTCATGAAGTTAAAattcttcattgaagatgcaACGTCATGAAataaaaagccttcatgataTATGTTAGAGGACTTCACGAAGAAGAAAGTGCGACTTCGTGGAATTAAAattcttcattgaagatgcgaggttatgaaataaaaagtcttcataacgaataagGACTTCAAAAAGAAGAAAGTGCGACTTCGtgatgttaaaatttttcattgaagatgcgactttatgaaaaaagaagTCTTTATAATtaatgaggacttcacgaagaaGAAAGTGCGACTTCGTgaaattaaaattcttcattgaagatgcgaggttatgaaataaaaagtcttcataacgaataagGACTTCAAAAAGAAGAAAGTGCGACTTCGtgatgttaaaatttttcattgaagatgcgactttatgaaaaaagaagTCTTTATAATtaatgaggacttcacgaagaaGAAAGTGCGACTTCGTGGAATTAAAattcttcattgaagatgcgactttatgaaaaaagaagTCTTTATaatgaatgaggacttcacgaagaaGAAAGTGCGACTTCGTGGAATTAAAattcttcattgaagatgcgactttatgaaaaaagaagTCTTTATAATGAATAATGACTTCAAAAAGAAGAAAGTACGACTTCgtgaaattaaaattctttattgAAGATGCGAAGTTATGAAATAATAAATCTTCAtaacgaatgaggacttcaaaaaagagaaagtgcgacttcatgaagttaaaattcttcattgaagatgcaACGTCATGAAataaaaagccttcatgataTATGTTAGAGGACTTCACGAAGAAGAAAGTGCGACTTCGTGGAATTAAAattcttcattgaagatgcgaggttatgaaataaaaagtcttcataacgaataagGACTTCAAAAAGAAGAAAGTGCGACCTCGTGAAGTTAAAattcttcattgaagatgcgatGTTATGACATACAAAATCTTCATGATGAATGATGACTTCAAAAAGAAGAAAGTACGACTTCgtgaaattaaaattctttattgAAGATGCGACGTtgtgaaataaaaagtcttcattatgaatgaggacttcaaaaaaagaaacttcGACCTCGTGAACTTAAAattcttcattgaagatgcgaggttatgaaataaaaagtcttcataacgaataagGACTTCAAAAAGAAGAAAGTGCGACTTCGtgatgttaaaatttttcattgaagatgcgactttatgaaaaaagaagTCTTTATAATTAAAGAGGACTTCACGAAGAAGAAAGTGCGACTTCGTGGAATTAAAattcttcattgaagatgcgactttatgaaaaaagaagTCTTTATAATtaatgaggacttcacgaagaaGAAAGTACGACTTCGTGgaattaaaattctttattgAAGATGCGACGTTGTGAAATAAAAAGACTTCAaaacgaatgaggacttcagtcttcataatgaattaggacttcaaaaGAAGAAAGTGCGACTTCGTGGAATTAAAattcttcattgaagatgcgactttatgaaaaaagaagTCTTTATAatgaatgaggacttcaaaAAGAAGAAAGTGCGGCTTCGTgaaattaaaattcttcattAGATAtgcgactttatgaaaaaagaagTCTTTATaatgaatgaggacttcacgaagaaGAAAGTGCGGCTTCGTAGAATTAAAattcttcattgaagatgcgactttatgaaaaaagaactctttataatgaataatgacttcaaaaagaagaaagtacgatttcgtgaaattaaaattctttattgAAGATGCGAAGTTATGAAATAATAAATCTTCAtaacgaatgaggacttcaaaaaaaaagaaacttcgaCCTCGTGAAGTTAAAattcttcattgaagatgcgatGTTATGACATACAAAATCTTCATGATGAATGATGACTTCAAAAAGAAGAAAGTACGACTTCgtgaaattaaaattctttattgAAGATGCGACGTtgtgaaataaaaagtcttcattatgaatgaggacttcaaaaaaagaaacttcGACCTCGTGAACTTAAAattcttcattgaagatgcgaggttatgaaataaaaagtcttcataatgaatgaggacttcaaaaagaaaaagttcGACTCCGTAAAGTTAAAattcttcattgaagatgcgaatttatgaaattgaagtcttcataatgaatgatgacttaaaaagaagaaaaaatcctTCATAgcgaatgaggacttcaaaaAGAAGAAAGAGTGACTTCGTGAAGTTACATAAAATTCTTCATTGAAGAGGGAACGCTATAAAATataaagtcttcataacgaatgaggacttcaaaaAGAAGAAAGTGCGACTTCGtgatgttaaaatttttcattgaagatgcgactttatgaaaaaagaagTCTTTATAATTAAAGAGGACTTCACGAAGAAGAAAGTGCGACTTCGTGGAATTAAAattcttcattgaagatgcgactttatgaaaaaagaagTCTTTATAATtaatgaggacttcacgaagaaGAAAGTACGACTTCGTGgaattaaaattctttattgAAGATGCGACGTTGTGAAATAAAAAGACTTCAaaacgaatgaggacttcagtcttcataatgaattaggacttcaaaaGAAGAAAGTGCGACTTCGTGGAATTAAAattcttcattgaagatgcgactttatgaaaaaagaagTCTTTATAatgaatgaggacttcaaaAAGAAGAAAGTGCGGCTTCGTgaaattaaaattcttcattAGATAtgcgactttatgaaaaaagaagTCTTTATaatgaatgaggacttcacgaagaaGAAAGTGCGGCTTCGTAGAATTAAAattcttcattgaagatgcgactttatgaaaaaagaactctttataatgaataatgacttcaaaaagaagaaagtacgatttcgtgaaattaaaattctttattgAAGATGCGAAGTTATGAAATAATAAATCTTCAtaacgaatgaggacttcaaaaaaaaagaaacttcgaCCTCGTGAAGTTAAAattcttcattgaagatgcgatGTTATGACATACAAAATCTTCATGATGAATGATGACTTCAAAAAGAAGAAAGTACGACTTCgtgaaattaaaattctttattgAAGATGCGACGTtgtgaaataaaaagtcttcattatgaatgaggacttcaaaaaaagaaacttcGACCTCGTGAACTTAAAattcttcattgaagatgcgaggttatgaaataaaaagtcttcataatgaatgaggacttcaaaaagaaaaagttcGACTCCGTAAAGTTAAAattcttcattgaagatgcgaatttatgaaattgaagtcttcataatgaatgatgacttaaaaagaagaaaaaatcctTCATAgcgaatgaggacttcaaaaAGAAGAAAGAGTGACTTCGTGAAGTTACATAAAATTCTTCATTGAAGAGGGAACGCTATAAAATataaagtcttcataacgaatgaggacttcaaaaAGGAGAAAGTGCGACTTTTTGAAgttaaaagtcttcattgaagatgcgagTTTATGAAATCAATAGTCATCATCCagtatttttcctttttttagatagaaacgaaaaaaactcaTTAAAGTAGACAAAAAACCACGGAAACTGATCTAATAAAATTACCAAACAACAAGACTGCCAAAGGCAAGACACCAAATGAAGGTGTGGCATCACCGATCGGTCATCTTGTGTGATCTACTGTATGACACTGGCACTGAcaatgataatgataataaaGCCGCATCAACATAAATTGATCTCGCCAAAGCACATGTTGTATGTTCTTATTCCAATTATCCACACTTGAGACTGAAGACACACACACATCTAACTGACTGATGACACTGGGGACATCTTGATTCATGGACCAATATGCAAGATCATTTCAGACATCTTTTGAACTAAACTAGATCAGATCTTTCAGTTTCATCGCAGTTGTGGCCAGTACAACTGCTCGAATAAGCTTCCTCAAAAAAAGAACATCGGAAGCTAAAAACGGGGCTGAAGTGTTTGTTTTGTGTAAATTTAATTgagaagaagcaaaaaaaaaagtcaagatcATTGACACACAGAACTTTTTTGATTGGATTATCCATTCGGTGCAAGTATATCAAACTGAAGATGCACTTTAATATGATGACGCGTTTTTGTATGATCAGCATTATTTGCGTCTTGCAAATTGCTATCACATCAGTCAAGTGCAGCGGGTGAGTTAAGaatcaattaaatcaagattgtttttaattaatgaatgaaatattttaaatgatatctcttttttcttcgttatttttttgacatttctgaaTAGAATCTCTGTTTTGAGTCTTTGTTTTGATATAATATATAATCTCCGGATGTTATCGGGTATTAAATTACAGTCTTAGAAActtgtatggtttttttttcgataagttTTCTCttgtttagttgaaaaaaaaaatgtaggtatttgaTACTTTCTTGACCGGAAGCTCAAGAGATCAGACAGAAAAAACAATAAGCACATCACTTAGGGTAAATATTTTAGTTCCCCGAGCCTCCtcttaaataattgttttgatcATGAAAGTGGATTGTCTAGTTATCATTTGTTTTTGAGGAAGTATGATGGAAAGTTCAAgtgtttgtatattttgagttctattgattttaaaagattcaatttgtatacatatttttgcaaatgcaaatgcaagttgacattttttgaaacaaaaatacagtTTTAGATGATCCgacttttaaaacaataaaaaagtttgaaaaatgcAAGACAATctgaaacttaattttaaagtaTTGTGAAATTGAATATAGGGGGTGACTTTTGAAGTTATCTTTGGAGAGATAATTTCAAACGTTGAACTTATTTCTTTCTGCAATATACTTTGATCAATACAAGgagatttaataaattaattgcaTTAATTATAACATGGGTCAAGTGCACTGTGACCCATTAATCTATACGTATGATTTATGATTTATGgaataaatttttcattatacactagaaatgtgaacggaaaAATAAATCTGGATTTTGTACTTAAATATGATAGCTGAATGTATCTCGTCaaagaaaaatggtttaaaaaagaccaaaaataCTAGGTTTTGAAAGTCCGTATTTTATCCAAATTTAGCCGTATTCAAGTTTTGTGACctttatgttgaaagataaagtatcttcctttctcctttacatgttcaatatctataaatgctcaaatgctaaaaacagacgatttattcaaaacataaaaaaattcgtttttttctcttttttgaatagtttttcttaagttttttacaatatatttcaatttgaaatttttttaaaaggaaacaTATCGATAAGAAAtctaattatctacaaaaaattacttaatacaaattttaaaattcggcttgctttccaagttatagacaaaaattcaGCTTTCAGGCGCGATTTCCGAGTCCTTGAGGTCAaagtattttagaaaaaaatagtgggattgtGTGTCCGTTTTGGCTATAAACCAGTGTAATCAGCGATATTTGGGATGTAAGAGAAGGAAAGCAATGGTTCTCAGCTATGGACTTGATTAGTGGCAACTATTCCTATGCCACGCTCCAGTTTCTTTCTGTGGT
Proteins encoded in this region:
- the LOC129907878 gene encoding CD109 antigen isoform X28, which codes for MSRLLAIGLCILQIAILVQCNGLYTIVAPGTLRSKSDYHVSVSVHDAPSACKIKVGLSGPEFDKSETVEVPPKSSKVIMFQVPKLKDGDYNLTAEGLSGIEFKNTTKLNFAAEQVSIYVQTDKATYKPGDKVQYRVLVLDKNTRPAKIDGPVKISINDGARNLIKQLNDVELTKGVYSGELQLSEFPVLGSWNIEVSADGTTETKNFEVDKYVLPKFEVMVEAPKDVAIADGKFSVTVRSKYTFGKPVKGSAVVSVKPSYYSYGDNNEQPTAEKTVKIDGKGRVEFDISKDLKLDKERYTPPLTILAIVEEELTGLKQNSTGTVNLHREKYQIEGIDTPYTYYPGKPVTIKLVVKNLDGSPVQDTKNPVTLTVSPPDYWYRHPIPIEMVAASSSSDGETPTTTIPPPPKSQNYTAILDKNGMAEIEISLPDDKSSTYYSVKANYLDSNSYITSLSKFEKVDTPIDESLKLTVQTKNPALGKDVSIKVQNGKPIPYFVYTIVGRGDIVQSELIEVPENRNYHVFKITPTFQMIPQAKIFIHYVTGTDFNYAEETINFAKDFQNSISIEAPIETKPGADVEIKVNTDPNSYVGLLGVDQSVLLLKSGNDLKKDQIFQDMSRFDSSTPWSFGYGQYPGTQAGVVTMTNANHVFHQRYYGIMPLSAVAFQLRPQSHPIPVNDPIPVSVNIVPEIRKEFPETWIVENFNTTDGNGITLSKKVPDTITSWVLTGFSLNPETGLAITDEATKMKVFQPFFISTNLPYSVKRGEVIAIPVVIFNYLDKNLDAEITMDNSDHEYSFAEATNEVTESASDDVKRTKTLSVPSNSGQSVSFMIRTNKVGPLSLKISAISPIAGDAIQQTLKVEPEGVTKYVNKAVFMNLGDEKEKSAKVDVDIPENAVEDSEYVELSVVGDLLGPTIKNLDKLIRMPYGCGEQNMVNFVPNILVLKYLTATKQLTPAVEEKAKKFLEIGYQRELQYKHDDGSYSAFGKSDKSGSTWLTAYVVKSFHQAIPFTDIDPKIIEAGLKFLADNQLPSGEFPEVGKVIDSSHSGGSIGLSAYVLLAFLENVESADQYKDVIEKGSSFLEKELASSDDQYSLSIAAQAFLLGKRPESAKKVLAKLDSLAKNDGDRKWWSKTVVSDKSWYGPRSVDAEMTSYVLLAKLKEGNAEEVLPIVRWLISQRNSNGGFASTQDTVIGLEALTKFAEKSGSGTGKMTIAYDAGEKNTGEIAVNPENSLILQTHVLPKTVKEVALNAKGTGSCLAQVSYRYNIADKDNQPRFGVMPVVKSSENDQMVLVVCTDFKPLDGEKESNMAVMEVSLPSGYTANTDSFDKIKEVEGVKRVDSKNSDSALDIYFDKVTPEQTCVSIDAIKSHAVAKQKPAPVSVYDYYDNNKRNTEYYEVASSLCDICQGDDCGAGCAKKN
- the LOC129907878 gene encoding CD109 antigen isoform X29, whose translation is MSRLLAIGLCILQIAILVQCNGLYTIVAPGTLRSKSDYHVSVSVHDAPSACKIKVGLSGPEFDKSETVEVPPKSSKVIMFQVPKLKDGDYNLTAEGLSGIEFKNTTKLNFAAEQVSIYVQTDKATYKPGDKVQYRVLVLDKNTRPAKIDGPVKISINDGARNLIKQLNDVELTKGVYSGELQLSEFPVLGSWNIEVSADGTTETKNFEVDKYVLPKFEVMVEAPKDVAIADGKFSVTVRSKYTFGKPVKGSAVVSVKPSYYSYGDNNEQPTAEKTVKIDGKGRVEFDISKDLKLDKERYTPPLTILAIVEEELTGLKQNSTGTVNLHREKYQIEGIDTPYTYYPGKPVTIKLVVKNLDGSPVQDTKNPVTLTVSPPDYWYRHPIPIEMVAASSSSDGETPTTTIPPPPKSQNYTAILDKNGMAEIEISLPDDKSSTYYSVKANYLDSNSYITSLSKFEKVDTPIDESLKLTVQTKNPALGKDVSIKVQNGKPIPYFVYTIVGRGDIVQSELIEVPENRNYHVFKITPTFQMIPQAKIFIHYVTGTDFNYAEETINFAKDFQNSISIEAPIETKPGADVEIKVNTDPNSYVGLLGVDQSVLLLKSGNDLKKDQIFQDMSRFDSSTPWSFGYGQYPGTQAGVVTMTNANHVFHQISYSLDYFLAYGGIAPMYMQRVDDPMEDGYSFTSVKIRKEFPESWIVEDFINTDGNGITLSKKVPDTITSWVLTGFSLNPETGLAITDEATKMKVFQPFFISTNLPYSVKRGEVIAIPVVIFNYLDKNLDAEITMDNSDHEYSFAEATNEVTESASDDVKRTKTLSVPSNSGQSVSFMIRTNKVGPLSLKISAISPIAGDAIQQTLKVEPEGVTKYVNKAVFMNLGDEKEKSAKVDVDIPENAVEDSEYVELSVVGDLLGPTIKNLDKLIRMPYGCGEQNMVNFVPNILVLKYLTATKQLTPAVEEKAKKFLEIGYQRELQYKHDDGSYSAFGKSDKSGSTWLTAYVVKSFHQAIPFTDIDPKIIEAGLKFLADNQLPSGEFPEVGKVIDSSHSGGSIGLSAYVLLAFLENVESADQYKDVIEKGSSFLEKELASSDDQYSLSIAAQAFLLGKRPESAKKVLAKLDSLAKNDGDRKWWSKTVVSDKSWYGPRSVDAEMTSYVLLAKLKEGNAEEVLPIVRWLISQRNSNGGFASTQDTVIGLEALTKFAEKSGSGTGKMTIAYDAGEKNTGEIAVNPENSLILQTHVLPKTVKEVALNAKGTGSCLAQVSYRYNIADKDNQPRFGVMPVVKSSENDQMVLVVCTDFKPLDGEKESNMAVMEVSLPSGYTANTDSFDKIKEVEGVKRVDSKNSDSALDIYFDKVTPEQTCVSIDAIKSHAVAKQKPAPVSVYDYYDNNKRNTEYYEVASSLCDICQGDDCGAGCAKKN